The genomic region CTTTTGGCGACAGCGTGGAAGTTACCCTTCCGGAGGCAAAAGAGCCTGATATCGTACCAGAGAACATTCCTTTGGATATCCTTTATGAAGACCAGGATATCATCATGATCAACAAACCAAAACAAATGGTCGTACATCCGGCTCCCGGACATTATAGCGGGACACTGGTAAATGCTTTGATGTATCATTGCGGTGATGAGCTGTCCGGTATTAACGGCTGTATGAGGCCTGGAATTGTCCACAGGATTGATATGGATACGACAGGATCATTAGTTGTATGTAAGAACGATAAAGCTCATCAAAGCCTTTCGGAACAGTTAAAAGTACACTCTATACGGCGTATCTATGTTGCTATCGTACATGGAAATATCAAAGAAGATTCCGGTACGGTCAATGCTCCAATCGGACGCCATCCAACAGACCGAAAGAAAATGAGCACCCATTGTAAAAACGGACGGGATGCAGTCACACATTATAAAGTTCTGGAGCGATTCGGCGATTACACATATATTCAGTGCGAACTTGAAACCGGGCGTACACATCAGATTCGCGTCCATATGGCAAGTATCGGACATCCTCTGGTTGGTGATGAGGTCTATGGTCCGAAAAAATGCCCATTCAAAGGATTACAGGGGCAGACCCTGCACGCACGCACACTTGGAATCATTCATCCAACCACAGGAAAATATCTGGAAGTAAATGCACCTCTCCCAGAATAT from Dorea longicatena harbors:
- a CDS encoding RluA family pseudouridine synthase, whose protein sequence is MKEFSIDRNTEGQRIDRYLSDELEDRSRSYIQKIMKEGYVKVNQKPVKSNYRLSFGDSVEVTLPEAKEPDIVPENIPLDILYEDQDIIMINKPKQMVVHPAPGHYSGTLVNALMYHCGDELSGINGCMRPGIVHRIDMDTTGSLVVCKNDKAHQSLSEQLKVHSIRRIYVAIVHGNIKEDSGTVNAPIGRHPTDRKKMSTHCKNGRDAVTHYKVLERFGDYTYIQCELETGRTHQIRVHMASIGHPLVGDEVYGPKKCPFKGLQGQTLHARTLGIIHPTTGKYLEVNAPLPEYFIELLDRLRNIYN